From a single Sulfolobus sp. E5-1-F genomic region:
- a CDS encoding AAA family ATPase codes for MVSKWFETREVFHNYFDLDDLTENGLKRLIQSVRDFVDKDRVNICIFKGPVEHWIGSIKYSIEEEIGYTIWGDYKESFKTNVENAYRDSYATLGSGKKRTEYIIPSLNKLLISFFYGIENNMLLGFGLVTSITYDILKRFKGWKEGREFVWGQEENQRYWTTLPKIKVLYLNESVRENLSDTSKWNPSEKDKEILRKLKDIPSNQCHYERLDNDRSLINYIKDRINDGEVEKTLLFYANLVNSNSLTQSKNEIKCQISNNSLSQDDANLVKMVTEDVSDPNLLLQLSKLGNVLYVGPPGTFKTTLAKSVAKTITNSDECYSLYTANSLWFRKDIIGGETLINNTVSWSSGIIIKAYNKASKLPDNALYFVIIDELNRADVDKAFGDFFSMFTSSLPDYWSIPYSLIEEIESYQHTDKEAKQFIENYTHYKDKPLRKLRFIATMNLIDMRNLFYVGEAITRRFMVVYFDFNLKNKASLLVDQYQWLRDLIPKLVEASEKKIYIPPSAILSAAKLSNDANEFKQYLLYMLGTYDVKKIKKVKKILGVDSGK; via the coding sequence ATGGTTTCAAAATGGTTTGAAACTAGGGAAGTGTTTCATAATTATTTTGACCTTGACGATTTAACTGAAAATGGTCTCAAAAGATTAATACAAAGTGTAAGAGACTTCGTTGATAAGGATAGGGTTAATATATGCATTTTTAAGGGACCAGTAGAACACTGGATAGGTTCTATTAAATATTCTATAGAGGAAGAGATAGGCTACACCATATGGGGTGATTATAAGGAAAGTTTCAAAACCAATGTCGAAAATGCATATAGAGATTCATATGCTACTCTGGGATCTGGAAAAAAGAGGACAGAGTATATAATACCTTCTCTCAATAAACTTCTAATAAGCTTTTTCTACGGGATTGAAAATAACATGCTATTAGGATTTGGCCTAGTGACGAGCATTACGTATGATATACTAAAAAGATTTAAGGGATGGAAAGAGGGTAGAGAGTTTGTTTGGGGACAAGAAGAAAATCAAAGGTATTGGACAACCCTTCCAAAAATAAAGGTCCTATATCTAAATGAATCAGTCAGAGAGAACTTATCAGACACAAGTAAGTGGAATCCCTCTGAAAAGGACAAGGAAATTCTACGTAAATTGAAAGATATACCATCGAATCAGTGTCATTACGAGCGCTTAGATAATGACAGATCTCTCATTAACTATATAAAGGATAGAATAAATGATGGTGAGGTAGAAAAAACATTATTGTTTTACGCTAATCTAGTTAATTCGAATTCATTAACGCAATCTAAAAACGAAATCAAATGCCAGATCTCAAATAATAGTTTATCTCAAGATGATGCAAATCTGGTGAAAATGGTTACTGAAGATGTAAGTGATCCAAATCTTTTGCTTCAACTATCTAAATTAGGTAATGTGCTCTATGTTGGACCCCCGGGAACATTTAAAACTACCTTGGCAAAAAGCGTAGCTAAAACAATAACCAATAGCGATGAGTGCTACTCCTTATACACTGCTAATTCACTTTGGTTTAGAAAGGATATTATTGGAGGAGAAACACTAATAAATAACACTGTTTCTTGGTCATCTGGAATCATTATTAAAGCCTACAATAAGGCTTCCAAACTACCTGACAATGCACTCTATTTCGTCATAATAGATGAGTTAAACAGAGCGGACGTAGATAAGGCTTTTGGCGACTTCTTCTCTATGTTCACCTCTTCTCTGCCAGATTACTGGAGTATTCCTTATAGTTTAATCGAGGAAATAGAATCATATCAACACACAGACAAAGAGGCTAAGCAATTTATTGAAAACTACACTCATTACAAAGACAAGCCTTTAAGGAAATTAAGATTTATAGCTACAATGAATCTAATTGACATGAGAAATTTATTTTATGTTGGAGAGGCCATCACGAGAAGATTTATGGTAGTATACTTTGACTTTAACCTAAAAAATAAAGCATCTCTCTTAGTTGATCAATATCAGTGGTTAAGAGACCTAATTCCAAAACTAGTTGAGGCTAGTGAGAAAAAGATCTACATTCCACCCTCAGCAATCCTATCTGCTGCCAAACTTTCCAATGATGCTAATGAATTCAAACAATACTTACTATATATGTTAGGAACATATGATGTGAAGAAAATTAAGAAAGTTAAAAAGATTCTAGGTGTGGACAGTGGGAAATAG
- a CDS encoding malate synthase, translating into MSSGLRIPEEIYQKYGDLFGEKTINDRIVSVEKLIEELAVEFSDEIRRVINKRRQWLESKDSVTSKGAFPSFDQVFVDADGNRRTFREIIQGMIDNFLGVKSELRWRLNDNVPIPKDAHPLNNPGLEITGPWYPLSRAYNQINSDVACVMEDEEDASPAWYIPYGSGKTTADVWEGRKNVKLFLSGKAPNPYYEKGKTYTISKPRDKWPTIFHRLPGLHLLDFDITLNGKPVPAIIVSAVIYTLNNYNSLKSAGSGVYFYLPKTQTPDEALVIEKILRRIESKLGLKIGTLKIALLYEEVNAGRYFPVILWIFRERLIKSNNGRWDYLGSLIEMWLQEKVLPDPQNITMTSPNMMAYQKYNALIMLLAGAKDGEADSAPVGGMAAVMLYPQTDPFGRNRYNLKALRGIKLDKLRERLIGLIFITDKKVEGKVTLEDIISGKVKGKLYDMFRQSWVATKEEAYVEAGTKPLRAGLEELQKMIDAPVNYIEVEGTKLPTVDSGLTPEERALFQKLGLIDERGKITPWVISKDMIDTPEKLLFNKELWGGKDLWHALYDIPEGDITPEHVQHAFYMAANYGFQLLNGNLAAAIDDYELKQRFMNDLATYRIFTSWLWSIINRDASFTKDGYIKGPKLTKDGVIPAEDVMKVTKGTKVKDVFEKIWELHLDWTYEFYKEQDMRAARRIAETFGKTNNISTVEEVYKVISKAYSSGPFREMSVKEAAQKIAKILNANASEIEEELINLAPRFDRAMAPVIMEILMRQMLYPKYIMNSGKILFVLSPLDPERRAKVMDSIFSFRAMVEDKVRRGELDKWILELYDYIYDNYF; encoded by the coding sequence ATGTCTTCTGGCTTAAGGATCCCTGAAGAGATATATCAAAAATATGGTGATCTATTTGGAGAAAAGACCATAAATGATAGGATTGTAAGTGTTGAAAAACTGATTGAGGAGCTTGCAGTTGAGTTCTCGGATGAGATAAGGAGAGTTATAAATAAAAGGAGACAATGGCTAGAGTCAAAGGACTCTGTGACCTCAAAGGGTGCTTTTCCATCCTTCGACCAAGTTTTCGTAGATGCAGATGGAAATAGGAGAACTTTTAGGGAAATCATCCAAGGGATGATAGATAATTTCCTTGGTGTGAAGTCAGAATTGAGGTGGAGGTTAAATGATAACGTACCTATACCGAAAGATGCACATCCTCTTAATAATCCAGGATTGGAAATTACTGGTCCTTGGTACCCTCTAAGTAGGGCATATAATCAAATAAATTCAGATGTAGCGTGTGTTATGGAAGATGAGGAAGACGCCTCACCCGCATGGTACATTCCATATGGTTCTGGTAAAACAACTGCTGATGTGTGGGAGGGAAGAAAGAACGTAAAACTCTTCCTCTCCGGAAAAGCTCCAAACCCCTATTACGAAAAGGGGAAAACATATACCATAAGCAAGCCTAGGGATAAGTGGCCAACAATTTTTCACAGACTCCCTGGATTACACCTATTGGATTTCGACATAACGTTGAACGGTAAACCAGTACCAGCTATAATTGTTTCAGCCGTTATATATACCCTAAATAACTACAATAGCCTAAAGAGTGCGGGTTCTGGAGTTTATTTCTATCTACCTAAAACACAGACTCCAGATGAGGCATTGGTAATAGAGAAGATCCTCAGAAGAATTGAGTCGAAGTTAGGATTGAAGATAGGTACTCTTAAGATAGCTCTTCTTTACGAGGAGGTTAATGCGGGAAGATATTTCCCGGTAATACTGTGGATATTCAGAGAGAGGTTAATCAAATCAAATAATGGTAGATGGGACTATTTAGGAAGTTTAATTGAGATGTGGCTACAAGAGAAAGTACTTCCTGATCCTCAAAACATCACCATGACTTCCCCTAACATGATGGCATATCAAAAATATAACGCACTTATTATGTTATTAGCTGGAGCAAAGGATGGTGAAGCTGATTCCGCTCCAGTCGGTGGTATGGCTGCTGTAATGCTATATCCTCAGACTGATCCATTTGGAAGAAATAGGTACAACTTGAAGGCATTGAGGGGGATAAAGTTAGATAAGTTAAGGGAAAGGTTAATAGGGCTTATCTTCATAACGGATAAAAAAGTCGAAGGTAAAGTCACTTTAGAGGATATAATAAGCGGAAAAGTAAAGGGTAAACTTTATGACATGTTTAGACAAAGTTGGGTAGCGACTAAGGAAGAAGCTTACGTAGAGGCAGGGACTAAACCATTGAGGGCGGGATTAGAGGAATTGCAGAAGATGATCGATGCTCCAGTTAACTATATTGAAGTAGAAGGAACCAAATTGCCCACTGTGGATAGTGGTCTAACTCCAGAGGAGAGGGCGTTATTCCAGAAACTTGGTCTAATTGATGAAAGAGGAAAGATAACGCCTTGGGTTATAAGTAAGGATATGATTGACACTCCAGAAAAGCTATTGTTTAATAAGGAGTTGTGGGGTGGAAAGGATCTATGGCATGCATTGTATGACATTCCAGAGGGAGATATTACACCGGAACACGTTCAACACGCATTCTACATGGCAGCTAATTATGGTTTCCAATTATTGAATGGTAACTTGGCTGCTGCGATCGATGATTACGAATTGAAGCAAAGGTTTATGAACGATCTAGCCACATATAGAATATTCACCTCTTGGCTGTGGAGTATAATAAATAGGGATGCTAGCTTCACGAAGGATGGATACATTAAGGGACCAAAGCTGACCAAAGATGGTGTAATTCCAGCTGAGGATGTCATGAAGGTTACTAAGGGAACTAAGGTAAAGGATGTATTTGAGAAAATATGGGAGTTACACTTAGATTGGACGTATGAATTTTACAAGGAGCAAGATATGAGAGCGGCTAGGAGAATAGCTGAAACTTTTGGAAAGACGAATAATATCTCCACGGTGGAGGAAGTTTATAAAGTGATATCAAAAGCCTATAGTTCGGGACCATTTAGAGAGATGTCAGTTAAGGAAGCTGCTCAAAAGATAGCGAAGATTCTTAACGCTAACGCTTCTGAAATTGAAGAGGAGCTCATTAACTTAGCTCCGAGATTTGACAGAGCTATGGCACCAGTAATTATGGAAATATTGATGAGACAGATGTTATATCCCAAGTACATAATGAATAGCGGGAAGATTCTCTTCGTACTTTCTCCATTAGATCCAGAGAGGAGAGCAAAGGTAATGGATAGTATATTCTCGTTTAGAGCAATGGTTGAAGATAAGGTGAGGAGAGGGGAGCTAGATAAGTGGATACTGGAGTTATATGATTATATATACGACAATTATTTTTAA
- the aceA gene encoding isocitrate lyase — translation MNIQDKWKEEAKRLEYEWSENPRWNGIKRNYSATDVVKLRGSVQIEYTLAKLASQKLWNLLNTEPYVGTFGALTGSQAVEMAKAGIKAIYVSGWQVAADNNLANQTYPDLSLYPSNSVPNLVRRINNALLRADQIAWSEGRHDIDYLLPIVADAEAGFGGPIHAFELTKALIEAGVGGVHFEDQLAAEKKCGHLGGKVLIPVSAFIRILNAARLASDVLGVPIILIARTDALNAKYLSNDVDDIDRQFMTGRRAKEGYYEIKGGIEYAIARGLAYAPYADLLWFETSKPDLEEARQFAEAIHAHYPGKMLAYNLSPSFNWKKFMDDSKISKFMDMLGEMGYKFQFITLAGWHLINYYTFKLAKAYKNEGMSAYVRLQELEFQAQAEGYTAVSHQKEVGTDYFDLVLTIASGGEASTTAMEGSTEAEQFVEVKQKILK, via the coding sequence ATGAACATTCAAGATAAATGGAAGGAGGAAGCTAAAAGGCTCGAATACGAGTGGTCTGAAAATCCCAGATGGAATGGGATAAAGAGAAATTATAGTGCAACAGATGTAGTTAAATTGAGAGGATCTGTTCAAATCGAATACACCTTGGCTAAGTTAGCTTCCCAAAAACTTTGGAACTTACTGAATACCGAACCCTATGTGGGAACATTCGGAGCTTTAACGGGATCACAGGCAGTTGAAATGGCTAAGGCTGGAATTAAAGCCATCTACGTAAGTGGGTGGCAAGTAGCAGCAGATAATAACTTAGCAAATCAAACTTATCCAGATTTGAGTCTATACCCGTCTAACAGTGTTCCAAACCTAGTAAGGAGGATAAATAACGCACTTTTAAGGGCTGATCAAATAGCCTGGAGTGAAGGTAGGCACGATATCGATTACTTATTGCCTATTGTTGCAGATGCTGAAGCGGGTTTTGGTGGCCCAATTCACGCTTTCGAATTAACAAAAGCCTTGATAGAGGCGGGAGTTGGAGGTGTGCATTTTGAAGATCAATTGGCTGCGGAGAAAAAATGTGGACATTTAGGAGGGAAAGTTCTGATTCCAGTAAGCGCATTTATACGAATACTAAATGCAGCGAGATTAGCTTCTGATGTATTGGGAGTGCCGATTATACTAATAGCGAGAACAGATGCGTTAAATGCTAAATACCTATCTAACGATGTAGATGACATTGATAGGCAGTTCATGACTGGAAGAAGAGCGAAAGAGGGATATTATGAGATTAAAGGAGGTATTGAATACGCTATAGCTAGAGGACTAGCTTATGCACCCTATGCTGATTTGTTATGGTTTGAGACTTCTAAGCCAGATTTAGAGGAAGCGAGACAATTTGCAGAGGCTATTCACGCACATTATCCCGGTAAGATGTTAGCCTATAATCTTTCCCCTTCATTTAACTGGAAGAAATTTATGGATGACTCGAAAATTAGTAAGTTCATGGATATGCTAGGAGAAATGGGCTATAAGTTCCAGTTCATTACACTAGCAGGATGGCACCTAATTAACTATTATACTTTCAAGTTAGCTAAAGCTTACAAGAACGAGGGAATGTCAGCGTATGTAAGGTTACAAGAATTAGAATTTCAAGCACAAGCAGAGGGTTATACAGCAGTAAGTCATCAGAAAGAAGTTGGAACAGATTACTTCGACCTTGTGTTGACTATAGCGTCTGGTGGAGAAGCGTCTACTACTGCAATGGAAGGTTCTACGGAAGCTGAACAATTCGTAGAGGTAAAGCAAAAAATATTGAAATAG
- a CDS encoding RNA-guided endonuclease InsQ/TnpB family protein — MWRAKGKSNVVHLSFKYKIYPSKEVEEKLLRVMQVEAKVYNTLLDVITKARREGKNVTPSDTQAMIKDLKVEGKELVYSKALQMVNNVLWYNIRALHELKKKGKKVGKLRYKKILKFINYNQSGFKVEGDKLILSKIGSVKVLFHRPLEGRVKGVLIVKNATGWYAVFQTEVEKKPLPSNGRRVGVDVGVEKLVTTSDGIVIENPKVFDKIEKKIRLIQRILSRKKKGSKNYEKTRVKLAKLHEHAKNVMNDYIHKITTWLVEQYDEIYVEDLETKQMVERPKSKTLRKHILHSNFSLFLHHLSYKAERAGRRVVKVDPRNTSRMCARCGYVRNDLTLADRTFVCPSCGWVADRDYNASLNILCAGSGLPLVPVDGKPLLYIPFSEGVYSKFPGRSRKSSS; from the coding sequence ATGTGGAGAGCCAAGGGAAAAAGTAACGTAGTACACCTATCCTTCAAGTACAAGATTTACCCGTCTAAAGAAGTAGAAGAAAAACTCCTCAGAGTAATGCAAGTTGAAGCAAAAGTTTACAACACGTTGTTAGACGTTATTACGAAAGCGAGAAGAGAGGGAAAGAATGTAACCCCAAGTGACACCCAAGCAATGATCAAGGACTTGAAAGTGGAGGGAAAGGAACTGGTATACTCAAAGGCCCTCCAAATGGTAAACAATGTATTGTGGTATAATATTAGAGCACTTCACGAACTCAAGAAGAAAGGAAAGAAAGTCGGTAAGCTCAGATATAAGAAGATCCTCAAGTTCATAAACTACAACCAATCTGGCTTCAAGGTTGAGGGAGATAAGCTAATTCTCTCAAAGATAGGTTCCGTAAAGGTGCTCTTTCACAGACCTTTAGAAGGGAGAGTGAAGGGAGTGCTTATAGTGAAAAATGCTACAGGCTGGTATGCTGTATTTCAAACCGAAGTTGAAAAGAAACCATTACCAAGTAACGGTAGGAGAGTAGGTGTTGACGTTGGTGTTGAGAAACTAGTTACAACATCAGATGGTATTGTTATAGAAAATCCAAAAGTGTTCGACAAGATCGAGAAGAAAATACGTCTTATCCAACGAATATTATCTAGGAAAAAGAAAGGTTCTAAAAACTATGAAAAGACTAGGGTTAAGCTCGCAAAACTTCACGAACACGCCAAGAACGTTATGAACGATTACATACACAAGATAACCACATGGCTAGTGGAACAATATGACGAGATTTACGTTGAAGATCTGGAAACCAAACAAATGGTAGAGAGACCAAAAAGCAAGACCCTTAGGAAGCATATTCTTCACTCAAACTTCTCCCTCTTCCTTCATCACCTCTCCTACAAGGCTGAAAGAGCTGGTAGGAGGGTGGTGAAGGTAGACCCAAGGAACACGTCAAGGATGTGCGCGAGATGTGGTTATGTGAGAAACGACCTTACTCTTGCTGACAGAACATTTGTTTGTCCAAGCTGTGGTTGGGTGGCAGATCGTGATTATAATGCTTCTCTAAATATTCTTTGTGCGGGGTCGGGACTGCCCTTAGTGCCTGTGGACGGGAAACCTCTACTATACATTCCCTTCTCAGAGGGAGTGTATAGCAAGTTTCCCGGAAGAAGCAGGAAATCCTCATCGTGA